A stretch of the Pirellulales bacterium genome encodes the following:
- a CDS encoding ABC transporter permease — protein sequence MYFFSFLFKNLLRRPARTMLTIVGLAVAVGAVVSLVGVSTGFKNSFMKVYETRDVDLVVAREGGTEQINNGLPQQLQQQLAALKGVKDVEGGLVDTIQFRDLGLMVLLNGWAPDCKLFNELTMLEGRKLTAADKDKIMIGRVLAANMNKKLGDKIELYDSEDFEVVGIYESPIVYENGGAIVPLDELQRLTNKPNEISGFTVSAVKPIDEKGLNDLIDRIKALQPGLQVKTSSDFVNNVQQIKMINSVAWITSAIALIIGAIGMLNTMIMSVFERTKEIGTLRAIGWRRSRIIQMVIGESLLLSIGGAILGSGAGLLLVKILTKLPNTSGLVSGDVSLMVIVEGFFAAMLVGMAGSIYPALWSANLLPTEALRRK from the coding sequence ATGTACTTCTTCTCGTTTTTATTCAAAAACCTGCTGCGCCGCCCGGCCCGAACCATGCTGACCATTGTCGGCCTGGCCGTGGCCGTGGGAGCGGTCGTCTCGCTCGTCGGCGTCTCCACAGGGTTTAAAAACTCCTTCATGAAAGTTTACGAGACGCGCGATGTCGATTTAGTGGTCGCCCGCGAAGGCGGCACCGAGCAAATCAACAACGGCCTGCCCCAACAATTGCAACAGCAGCTTGCCGCGCTCAAAGGCGTTAAGGACGTGGAGGGTGGGTTGGTAGACACCATTCAATTCCGCGATTTAGGTCTTATGGTGCTGCTCAACGGCTGGGCCCCCGACTGCAAACTGTTCAACGAACTGACCATGCTCGAGGGAAGGAAGCTGACCGCCGCCGACAAAGACAAAATCATGATTGGGCGCGTGTTGGCCGCCAACATGAATAAAAAGTTGGGCGATAAAATCGAATTGTACGACTCGGAAGATTTTGAAGTGGTGGGAATTTATGAAAGTCCCATCGTTTACGAAAACGGCGGCGCCATCGTTCCCCTCGACGAACTGCAACGCTTGACCAACAAGCCCAACGAAATTTCCGGTTTTACCGTCAGCGCCGTAAAGCCCATCGACGAAAAGGGCCTGAACGATTTAATCGACCGCATCAAAGCCTTGCAGCCGGGATTACAGGTGAAAACGTCGTCGGACTTCGTCAATAACGTGCAACAAATTAAGATGATTAATTCCGTGGCCTGGATTACCTCCGCCATCGCTCTAATCATCGGCGCCATTGGCATGTTGAACACCATGATCATGTCGGTGTTCGAACGCACCAAGGAAATCGGCACCTTGCGGGCGATTGGCTGGCGGCGCTCGCGGATTATCCAAATGGTGATTGGCGAATCGCTGCTGCTGAGCATCGGCGGGGCGATTCTTGGCAGCGGCGCCGGTTTGCTGCTCGTTAAAATTCTCACCAAATTGCCCAATACATCAGGCCTGGTCTCGGGCGACGTCTCTCTGATGGTCATCGTGGAAGGCTTTTTTGCGGCAATGCTGGTCGGCATGGCGGGCTCAATTTATCCCGCCCTCTGGAGCGCCAATCTGCTGCCCACCGAAGCGCTGCGGCGAAAGTAG